The Pogona vitticeps strain Pit_001003342236 chromosome 6, PviZW2.1, whole genome shotgun sequence genome contains a region encoding:
- the CREM gene encoding cAMP-responsive element modulator isoform X6: protein MPTYQIRTPTTALPQGVVMAASPGTLHSPQQLAEEATRKRELRLMKNREAARECRRKKKEYVKCLENRVAVLENQNKTLIEELKALKDLYCHKAE, encoded by the exons ATGCCAACTTACCAGATCCGAACTCCAACCACAGCCTTACCTCAAGGGGTAGTCATGGCAGCTTCCCCAGGAACATTGCATAGCCCACAGCAGCTAGCAGAAGAAGCAACACGTAAAAGAGAACTAAGGCTTATGAAAAATAG GGAAGCTGCCCGTGAGTGCCGCAGGAAGAAGAAGGAGTATGTCAAATGTCTTGAAAATCGTGTGGCTGTGcttgaaaaccaaaacaagactCTGATTGAGGAACTCAAGGCCCTCAAAGATCTTTACTGCCACAAAGCAGAGTAA
- the CREM gene encoding cAMP-responsive element modulator isoform X3, whose amino-acid sequence MAVPTSLYQTSTGQYIAIAQGGAIQISNPASDGVQGLQTLTMTNSGAPQPGATIVQYAAQSPDGTQQFFVPGSQVVVQAATGDMPTYQIRTPTTALPQGVVMAASPGTLHSPQQLAEEATRKRELRLMKNREAARECRRKKKEYVKCLENRVAVLENQNKTLIEELKALKDLYCHKAE is encoded by the exons ATGGCAGTGCCAACCAGCCTTTATCAGACGAGTACTGGGCAGTACA TTGCTATAGCCCAGGGTGGAGCAATCCAGATCTCGAATCCAGCATCTGATGGTGTTCAAGGGTTGCAGACATTAACAATGACAAATTCAGGGGCTCCTCAACCTGGTGCAACAATTGTACAATATGCAGCTCAGTcacctgatggcacacaacagtTCTTTGTACCCGGGAGTCAAGTTGTTGTCCAAG CTGCTACTGGTGACATGCCAACTTACCAGATCCGAACTCCAACCACAGCCTTACCTCAAGGGGTAGTCATGGCAGCTTCCCCAGGAACATTGCATAGCCCACAGCAGCTAGCAGAAGAAGCAACACGTAAAAGAGAACTAAGGCTTATGAAAAATAG GGAAGCTGCCCGTGAGTGCCGCAGGAAGAAGAAGGAGTATGTCAAATGTCTTGAAAATCGTGTGGCTGTGcttgaaaaccaaaacaagactCTGATTGAGGAACTCAAGGCCCTCAAAGATCTTTACTGCCACAAAGCAGAGTAA
- the CREM gene encoding cAMP-responsive element modulator isoform X5, with product MAVTRDETAATGDMPTYQIRTPTTALPQGVVMAASPGTLHSPQQLAEEATRKRELRLMKNREAAKECRRRKKEYVKCLESRVAMLEVQNKKLIEELETLKDICSSKTD from the exons ATGGCTGTAACAAGAGACGAAACCG CTGCTACTGGTGACATGCCAACTTACCAGATCCGAACTCCAACCACAGCCTTACCTCAAGGGGTAGTCATGGCAGCTTCCCCAGGAACATTGCATAGCCCACAGCAGCTAGCAGAAGAAGCAACACGTAAAAGAGAACTAAGGCTTATGAAAAATAG GGAAGCTGCAAAAGAATGTCGACGACGGAAGAAAGAATATGTGAAATGTCTGGAGAGTCGTGTCGCGATGTTAGAAGTACAAAACAAGAAACTTATAGAAGAGCTAGAAACCTTAAAAGACATTTGCTCTTCCAAGACAGACTAG
- the CREM gene encoding cAMP-responsive element modulator isoform X4 produces the protein MAVTRDETAATGDMPTYQIRTPTTALPQGVVMAASPGTLHSPQQLAEEATRKRELRLMKNREAARECRRKKKEYVKCLENRVAVLENQNKTLIEELKALKDLYCHKAE, from the exons ATGGCTGTAACAAGAGACGAAACCG CTGCTACTGGTGACATGCCAACTTACCAGATCCGAACTCCAACCACAGCCTTACCTCAAGGGGTAGTCATGGCAGCTTCCCCAGGAACATTGCATAGCCCACAGCAGCTAGCAGAAGAAGCAACACGTAAAAGAGAACTAAGGCTTATGAAAAATAG GGAAGCTGCCCGTGAGTGCCGCAGGAAGAAGAAGGAGTATGTCAAATGTCTTGAAAATCGTGTGGCTGTGcttgaaaaccaaaacaagactCTGATTGAGGAACTCAAGGCCCTCAAAGATCTTTACTGCCACAAAGCAGAGTAA